The nucleotide window GTGGTTCAGCGTGGCGTGAATGGAGCCGAAAAAGGCGCTCCGATCCAGGCGATATTCATCGTCAGAAAGCGTTGCGACACAGTCGTAGAGGCGCTGGTTGGCCCAGCGGTTGTACCGCGCCATGATTTGCAAATCATTCAAGGAATCGATGTGCTCGCTCATGGCGATACGGTACTGCGTAGAATTTGTGTAATCAATATAAATGGGTGGACCGTGTCGCACGATAAAGTCGTTGAAAGGGGCTTGAAATGATGCGCTACTAATCCCATTTTCGCTGTGTTAAATCCCCCACACTGTTTGAACCGTATCGGAGCGACCATGAGCTATCACTTCACCGTCACCTTGGACTGCACCTTCGACGAAGCCATCGAAAAAGCCACGGCGGCGCTTAAGGAAAAGGGCCTCGGCGTGCTGACCACCATCAACGTGCAGAACGCCATGAAGGAAAAGTTGGGCGAAGACATCAAACCCTACACCATCCTCGGCGCGTGCAGCCCCAAGCACGCCTTCAAGGCCATCTCGGCGGAAAACAAAATCGGTGTGATGTTGCCGTGCAACGTTTTGGTCCAGCAGCGCGACGACGGCAAGATTGAAGTCTCGATCGTCGATCCGATCGCGTCCATGGCGGCCATTCAAAACGAGTCGCTCGGCGCGGTGGCGATGGAAGTTCAG belongs to Magnetovibrio sp. and includes:
- a CDS encoding DUF302 domain-containing protein, which produces MSYHFTVTLDCTFDEAIEKATAALKEKGLGVLTTINVQNAMKEKLGEDIKPYTILGACSPKHAFKAISAENKIGVMLPCNVLVQQRDDGKIEVSIVDPIASMAAIQNESLGAVAMEVQDLLKAVAADLEAAA